A single region of the Lycium barbarum isolate Lr01 chromosome 2, ASM1917538v2, whole genome shotgun sequence genome encodes:
- the LOC132628262 gene encoding uncharacterized protein LOC132628262 — MANDWRKSMGNVRSFFGNLTGGLRGGSNLASWVVAGTLAYYLWVKPSQELNRQQQEKAALAAASDTYRYVEKRKPIPDPQETGLIYGNKNKTKRSEE, encoded by the exons ATGGCGAATGATTGGAGGAAATCGATGGGTAATGTTAGATCCTTTTTCGGAAACTTAACGGGAGGTTTAAGGGGTGGAAGCAATTTGGCATCTTGGGTCGTTGCCGGTACTTTAGCTTACTATCTATGGGTCAAACCCTCTCAGGAACTCAACAGACAACAACAG GAAAAGGCGGCTTTGGCTGCTGCATCAGATACTTATCGTTATGTTGAGAAGCGAAAACCTATTCCTGATCCACAG GAAACTGGATTGATATACGGTAACAAGAACAAAACTAAAAGATCTGAAGAATAG
- the LOC132628263 gene encoding AT-hook motif nuclear-localized protein 27 — protein sequence MDFNYSLGLSRGESKEASDSDAGASSGGAPGTSNRRPRGRPAGSKNKPKPPIIVTRDTPNALRSHVLEVSTDADIMESVSSYARRRGRGVCILSGSGTVSNVNIRQPASPDGSVVTLHGRFEILSLSGTVLPPPAPPGSSGISIFLSGGQGQVVGGSVVGPLMASGPVVLMAASFANAVFERLPLEEEEGATAGAVGASAAPTQVQPAASQSSGVTGGGEGTGHPVGTGEGSGSMAFGNAPHSNYSFSAELLGWGGNTASERPPF from the exons ATGGATTTTAATTATAGTTTGGGATTAAGCCGTGGTGAATCAAAAGAGGCATCTGACAGTGATGCGGGTGCAAGTTCCGGCGGAGCTCCGGGAACTTCAAACCGCCGGCCACGTGGCCGTCCAGCTGGATCTAAAAACAAGCCGAAGCCTCCAATAATCGTGACGAGAGATACACCTAACGCACTCCGATCTCACGTGCTTGAAGTCTCCACAGATGCAGATATCATGGAAAGTGTGTCCAGTTACGCTAGGCGAAGGGGAAGAGGTGTTTGCATTCTAAGTGGTAGCGGCACAGTTTCTAACGTCAACATACGTCAGCCTGCTTCCCCTGATGGAAGTGTGGTTACTCTTCACGGACGTTTTGAGATTCTTTCGCTCTCTGGGACAGTGCTTCCTCCCCCCGCACCGCCAGGCTCGAGTGGGATATCTATATTTTTGTCAGGCGGACAAGGTCAGGTTGTTGGAGGCTCAGTTGTTGGCCCTTTGATGGCATCAGGTCCGGTTGTGTTAATGGCTGCGTCGTTTGCTAATGCTGTATTTGAACGGCTTCCCTTGGAGGAAGAGGAGGGAGCTACTGCTGGTGCTGTTGGTGCAAGTGCCGCTCCTACACAG GTACAGCCTGCTGCCTCACAGTCATCAGGTGTAACGGGTGGTGGAGAAGGTACTGGGCATCCTGTTGGAACAGGCGAAGGTAGTGGAAGTATGGCTTTTGGGAATGCACCACATAGTAATTACTCATTCTCAGCTGAGTTGCTTGGATGGGGTGGCAATACTGCAAGTGAAAGACCCCCCTTTTAG